Sequence from the Kribbella aluminosa genome:
TTCGCCCCTCCCTGATCGTCAAGCAGAACGGCTGGCGCCTGGCCACGAACCCGCCGCCCGCGGTCGGAGGTGTGGCGGCCGCCGCGATGCTCGCGCTGCTCGACGGCGTACCGGCCGACGGCAGCTGGCGTCAGTCCGAGCTGGAGCGGCTCATCGACGTGCAGTACGCCGTGCTCGGCCGGCGGCTCGCCGAGCTCGACGCGGAGGACGTACGACGTCTCGAAGGGCAGAAGCTGCTCGACCTGGCCGCGGCCGGTGACCTGCGCGCGCTGTCCTCGCCCAGTACGGCGACGGTGTCGGTCGTCGACGACGATGGCGACGCGTGCGCGATCACGGTCTCGTCCGGGTACGGCTCGGGCGTCCTCACACCCGGTACCGGCATCTGGCTGAACAACGCGCTCGGCGAGCAGGAGCTCCTGCACGGCGGCCCGCACAGCCTCGCCCCGGGCACCCGGCTGACGTCCAACATGGCACCGAGCGTCGCCCGAAGGGACAGCGACGGCGCCGTGCTCGCGATCAGCTCGCCCGGCTCGGACCGGATTCCGACCGCGATCGCCCAGGTGTACGCGCTCACCACCCACGGCGGCCTCTCACTCCGGGAAGCCGTCGAGCACCCGCGGCTGCACGTCCGGGTCCGCGAGGACGTGACCGTCGACTACGAGGACGACCTGCCGGTGTCCGGCTCGACCGCGCTGCCGACCCGCGCGATGCCGCCGCACTCGATGTACTTCGGCGGTGTCGCGGCCGCGTTCTGGGATCCGGCCGACGGCCTGCTCGCGGTCGGCGACCCGCGGCGTACGGGTGCGGTGGCGATCTCGCCGGTGTAGCGCGCGCTAAGGTCAACCCCTGATCTGGAGAAAGGTAGCCAATGCGGGACAAGCCCGAGCTCTCCGTCGTCGTACCGATGTACGACGAGGAAGAGGTGCTGCCGATCTTCTTCGAGCGGATGCATCCGCTGCTGGACGGGCTCGGGATCAGCTACGAGTTGCTGGTCGTCGACGACGGCAGCCGGGATCGGACCGCCGCGCTGCTCCTGGACGCCACGAAGGATTGGCCGCAGCTGCGCGTCGTCCGGCTGCTCCGGAACAGCGGTCACCAGGCGGCCCAGTCGGCCGGCTTCCGGCGCGCCCGCGGCCGGTATGTGGTCACGATCGACGCCGACCTCCAGGATCCGCCGGAGGTGATCGCCGAGTTCCTGAAGGCGGTCGACGAGAAGAACGTCGATGTCGTGTACGGCGTCCGCTCGGATCGTTCCAGTGACTCGTGGGCGAAACGGACGAGCGCCCGGCTGTACTACCGGTTGATGTGCCGTCTGGTCGGCAAGGAGATCCCGTTCGACGCCGCCGACTTCCGGCTGGTGACCCGCCGGGTGGTCGATGCCGTGAACGCCTTGCCCGACGACGGCCGGGTGTTCCGGCTGGTGATCCCGTGGCTCGGCTTCCCGAGCACCGAGGTGAAGTACGTGCGGGCGGAGCGGGCCGCCGGGACCACGAAGTACAGCCTGTCGAAGATGGTGCGGCTCGCGTTCGACAGCGTGACCGCGTTCTCGGCGGCTCCGCTGCGGCTGGCGACCTGGCTCGGGCTGCTCGGCGGCGCGATGTCCGGCCTGTTCGTGATCGGCGCGCTGGTGATCAAGCTGGCCGGCCGGAGCATTCCCGGCTGGACGTCGACCGTGCTCGCGGTGAGTGTGATCGGTGCGATCCAGCTGCTGTGTCTCGGGCTGCTCGGCGAGTACGTCGCCCGCCTGTTCCAGTCGAGTCAGCGCCGTCCGCAGTTCCTCGTCGGTTACGACAGCCTCGACGACCACGGGCATCAGGAGCCCGTTCACGAAAGCACCAGATGAGGCGGTCGGCCCCTTGGCTGCTGCCGATCCTGGCAGCGGTCGGCGGGTTCGTCTCGCTCGGTGACTTCGGCGCCGGTCCGATCCTCAAGTACGCCGCGTACTTCGCCGGCGCGATCGCGCTGCCGGGTACGTTGCTGCTGCGGGCCGCGTGGCGCAGTACCGGTAACTGGGCCGAGGATCTCGGGCTCGGGTCGGTGGTCGGCGCGACCTGGCAGCTGATCGGCTGGGCGATCTTCACCGCGCTCGGCTGGCAGCGCTGGCTGATCGTCTGGCCGGCGCTGGTGCTGATCGGGTTCGCGGTCGCCGGTCGGCGGTACTTCCGGATCGCCGAACCCGAGCCGCTGCCGTTCGCGTGGACCGTCGGGCTGGCGGTGTCCGCGGCGGTGATGGTCGGCGCGACCACCCTCGGCGTGATGGCATACCACCCAATGCCCCCGCACGGCGAGGCGTACTACCCGGACCTGCTCTACCACTTGTCGATGGTGCACGAGCTGACGCGTGCCGTGCCGCCGGAGCTGCCGCAGGTCGTCAACGAGCGGCTGGACTACCACTGGTTCGCGGACGCCGACATGGCCGCCGCCGTGGACGTCACCCGCCTCACACCGCTCGTCGTACTGTTCCGGCTCTGGGTCCTCCCGTGGCTGGTCGTATCGCTGCTCGTCTGCGCAACACTCGCAAGAATCGTCAGCCGCACCTGGTGGACCGGCGTACTCGCCGCACTCGCCCTAGCCGCCCCGCAGCTGTTCCTGCTCGTCAACACGAGCGTGAACCTCGCACCGCCGGTCAGTCTGCTCAGCCCGTCTCAGACGTTCGGCATGGTCGCGGCTGTTGCGGTAGCGGTGTTCTTGATCGAGCTGCTGTTCAGAAACGGCAGCCATCGCCTCTGGCTGCTCATCGTCCCGGTCGCGGTCGTAGGCGGCGGCTCCAAGCCGACCGTACTCCCACTGCTGGTAGCAGCCGTCGGCCTAGCCGCCCTGTACCTGCTGGTGACAACCCGACGCCTCCCATGGCGCCTGATCGGTACGGCGGTCGTCCTGCTCGTTGCTGGCGCCGCTACGTTCCTGACTGTTGCCGGAAGCACCAGCGGCTCACGCGTGCAGTTCCTCGCCGTACTGAAGTCCCTGCCCGTCTACACCGCCGCTACTGGCGACAAGACGCAGCCCGGTGACGGCGGGTTGATCCTCCCAGCGCTGGCACATGGTGAGGTGCTCGGAACGCTCAGCCTGCTGCTCGGTCTGCTCTTGACCCTGCAGGCGATGTCCTGGGCCGGCTTCGGCGTCACCGGCCGCCGGGACCCGATCGCCTGGTTCCTGCTCGGTGCGATGATCGCGGGCTGGGCCGGGTACCTGCTGGTCGACCACCCGTCGGTGAGCGAGTCGTACTTCGTCTACACCGCGGCGCCGTTCAGCCTGGCCGGAGCGGGCTGGTTCGCGGCGACCAGTGCCCGCGCGTCGGGACGCCCGATGCCGATCGCGATCGCCGCCTTCATCCTCTCGATCGGGTACGCCGGTCTGCTCGTTTGGGCCCGTGGTGTCCCCGCGGCGTCGACCGGGCGGCAGCTGTGGCTGACCACCCGGATGCTGCTCGTCGTCCTCGGGATCACGTTGTTCCTGCTGCTCGTGTGGCGGCTGACGTTGCGGCAGGCAGGCGGCGGCATGTTCGTCGTACTCGTGCTGCTGTCGACCGCGCCGATCAGCTCGTTCGCGCAGAGCGCCGTACGGGGCGACACCGAGAGGGCGCCGACGTACCGCGCGGCGCGCTGGTGGGTGTACCCGGACGAGGCCGAGGCCGCGTTGTGGCTCGGGCAGCACTCGGGGCGGTACGACGTGGTCGCGACGAACACGTGGTGCCGTCCGGCCGGCCCGGGAACGCCCGGCTGCGACGCCCGCGGCTACCTGGTCAGCGGCATCGCGGGCCGCCGTACGCTGATCGAGGGCTGGGCGTACACGAACCAGGCGATGGCCGCGCAGGGCCACGGCGGCCGCCGTTACACCGAGCAGCCGTCCCCGTGGCCGGACCGCGTCGCGCTCACCGAACAGGCCCTGACCGCACCGACCGCGGAGGTGCTGCGGCGGCTGCGCGACGAGTACGACGTCCGCTGGCTGTACGCCGACGGACGCAACGGACCCATTTCGCCCGCGCTCGACCGGCTCGCGGTCCGGCGACACAGCATCGGCAAGGTGCGGATCTACGACCTCGGAGCGTGAACGTCCCGTAACATCTGGTGGCAAGGCTCGCCCGCCCGCGGCCGCAGCGTCGATCGTGATTGCTCGGGAGGGCTGGACACATGCGGGCAACCCGACCGGGGGCCATTCTTCTTGTCACCGGCCTGCTGAGCCTCGGCACTCTGACAGCGAACGCCTACGAGGTGCCGACCGCGCCCTTCACCGCCGGCGCGACCACGGTGATGCCGGGCTCCGGCCTGCGGCAGACGATCACGGTGACCGGGCAGACCGAACTCGGCGACCCGACGACCGCGGGCTTCCGAGGCCCGGCCACCTACCGGCCTGCGATCGCGCCCGGCACACCCACTCAGGACGTGGTGGTGAACACCGGCGACTGCGCGTCCACCGGCGGCTGCGGCGACCGCGGCACGGTGACGATCACGTTCTCCCAGCCGGTCCGCAACCCGGTCCTGCACCTCGGCGGCATCGGCGGATCGGTCACCCGGACCGTCAGCGGCCGGACCGTCGCGCAGTCCGAACTGCACGCGATCCTGAAGCTCAGCACCGCCGGCCTGAGCCTGACGAAGCTCGGTACCGGAAACAACCTCGCGGTCAGCAGCGACACGATCACCGCCGCGAACCACGACACCGGCCCGAACTGCGTGAACACCAAGTCGCCGTCCGGTCTCGACACGTCCGCAACCGCCGCGTGCGGCTCGGTCCGCGTGAACGGTGTCGTCACCAAGGTCAGCTTCACCGTCTCGGCGCTGTTCACCAAGCACCCGAAGCTGCCCGCGCTGAACGACGGCTCGTCCGGCGATGCGTTCTCGATCGTCGCCTCCGCGCCGGAGAACTTCAGCCATGCGCCTACGTCGTACGGCACCGCCTGGTCCGTGCTGAGCGACGTACGCCTCGGCAAGGACGCGCCGGAGGACAACCCCGGCATCCCGAACGGCACCACCAGTTCGCCTACGCCGCGGCCCGGCGACGGGGTCGTTCTCAAGCCGCTGCACACCGGGCGTACGTCGTACTCCGCCGACCTGCAGCTCACCGGCGCGTCGAAGGCCGGGCGGGCGTGCGGGTGGATCGACGTCAACGTCAACGGCGTCTTCGATCCGGGCGAACGAGCCTGTGCGCCGTTCGCCGCGAACCAGTCGACGGTCACGCTGCGCTGGTCCGAGATCGCGCCGAAGGCGGGTACGTCGTACGCGCGGGTGCGGGTCGGATACAACGACGCGCAGGTGGAGAAGCCGACCGGTGCGGCGGATGCCGGTGAGGTCGAGGACTACCCGTTCGCGATCACGCCGCCGCCTCCGCCGGTGCTGACCGACGACACCGCGACGACCGGGTTCGGCACCGCCGCGGTCGTCAAGGTGCTGGCGAACGACAAGCCCGGCGATCCGGGTGCGCAGCTCGTCCCGGCGACGCTGTGCATTGTCGACAATCAACAATGCACACAGTTGCTGACCGTGGTCGGCCAGGCGAAGTACGTCGCCAACTCGGACGGCACGATCCGGGTCGAGCCCGTGCCCGGCTTCGTCGGTACGGCCAAGCCGGTCACCTATCGCGTTGCCGACAGCAACGGTACGACGGCGACCGCGAAGCTCACCGTGACGGTGTCGCTGCCCGACCACCCGGTCGCGATGCCGGACACCGCGACCACCCCGCAGAACGTCAGCGTCTCCGTGAAGCCGCTCGCCAACGACCACGCGGCCGCGGGCGTGCAGCTCGTCCCGGGCTCCGTCGTACTGCGGGACCCGGCCGACGCGAAGTTCAAGAAACAGGTGGCGATCGCGGACGAGGGCGCGTACGTCGTGAAGCCGGACGGCGGCGTGGACTTCGTCCCGAAGCCGCGGTTCACCGGCGTCGGTACGTCGATCGGGTACCGGGTCAGCGACACCACGAAGCAGGCGGCCGAGTCCACGCTGACGGTCACGGTCACCCCGGTGACGCCGACCGCGAACGGCGACTCGGTCTCGACCGCGTTCGACACCGCCGTCGTCGTACCGGTGCTCGACAACGACCTGCCCGGCTCGCCGGACGCACCGCTGGTGCCGGCCACGCTGCGGCTGGTCGATCCTGTCAGCAAGCAGATTGTCGACAAACTGACGATCCCCGGCCAGGGCACGTACCTGGTGGACGCGGGCAAGGTGACGTTCGAACCGCTGCACGGCTTCACCGGCGTCGGTACGCCGGTCACCTACCAAGTGCTCGACAAGAACGGCACGGCGGCGCGCGCCGAGCTCACGGTCTCCGTCGCGGCACCCGGCCCGCCGGTCGCGAACCCGGACGTCATCAGCACGCTGCAGGGCCGGACCGTGGTGGCACCGGTGCTCGACAACGACAAGGCCGGGCCGACCGGCGCGGCCCTGAAACCCGGCAGCGTCCGGCTGCTGTCGGCGACCCAGCCGGTGCTGTCGCTCGTCGTCCCCGGCCAGGGCAAGTACGTGGTGAAGGCCGACGGCAGGGTGCTGTTCGACCCGCTGCCGTCGTTCAACGGCACGGCGACCGCGGTCGGCTATCAGGTTGCCGACAGCAACGGTGCGGTCGGGCGGTCGACGCTGACCGTGCGCGTGACCAAGGTCCAGCCGGACGCGTCCGACGACACCGCGGGTACGGCGTACGGCACCCGGGTGACCGTTCCGGTGCTCGCGAACGACGACGCCGGCGACCCGTCCGTCCCGCTGGTGCCGAGCACCGTGCGGCTGATCGACCCGACCACGAAGGTGCCGACGGCGACGTTGGTGATGCCGGGCCAGGCGACGTACACGACCACCGCGGACGGCATGATCGAGGTCGCCCCGGCGCCGAAGTTCACCGGCGCCGCGACCGCGGTCACCTACCGGGTCGCGGACGTGAACGGTACGACGACCACCGCGACGCTGTCCGTCACGGTCGCGAAGCCGGCGCCGCCGACCGCGGAGCCGGACACCGCGACCGGCAAGCAGAACGTTCCGCTGCGCCTGAGCCCGCTGGCCAACGACCTCCCCGGCGTCGGGACCGTCCTCGACCCGCACAGCCTCACACTGGTGGATCCCGCGGACGGCTCGCTCGCGAAGCTGGTGAAGATCCCGGGCCAGGCGACGTACCAGGTCAACCCGGACGGCACGGTCACCGTCGATCCGCTGCCGGCCTTCACCGGCACGGGCGCCAAGGTGACGTACCGGGTCGCCGACGAGTTCGGGCAGACCGCGCGCTCGACGATCACGGTCACGATCGCGCCGGTCACTCCGGTCGCGGCCGACGACACCGCGCGGACGCCGTACGGCAAGCGGGTCACGGTGAGCGTGCTCGCCAACGACAAGCCGGGCGATCCGACCGCGCCGCTGGTGCCGGGCAGCCTGCAGCTCGTCGACCCGGCCGACGGGTTGGCGAAGGAAGCAGTGCGGATCCCGAACGAGGGCGAGTACACCGCTGTCGGCGGAGCGGTGCGGTTCGACCCGAGCGCGACGTTCCGCGGTCCAGGTACGCCGCTGACGTACCAGGTGGCCGATACGAACGGGACGAAGGCGACCGCCCGGTTGACCGTCACCGTCGGGCGACCGCCGGTCGCGATCGCCGACACCGCCTCCACGCTGCAGAACGTGACCGTGACGGTGAACGTGCTGTCCAACGACCGCCCGGGCACCGACGCGACGCTCGACTACGGATCGGTCGGCCTGAACGGGTCCGCGAAGAAACTGACGGTCGCCAACCAGGGGACTTACACGGTGCTGCCGAGCGGGGCGATCGAGTTCGACCCGCTGCCCGCGTTCCGGGGTAAGGCGACACCGGCCGCCTATCGGGTCGCCGACTCCGACGGCAACTACGCCGCCTCGACGCTGAGCGTCACCGTCGTACCGGTCACCCCGCTGGTCGTCGACGACTCGGCGATCACGCCTTACGGGCATGCGATCACCGTGAACGTGCTCGCGAACGACAAGCCCGGCGACCCGTCGGCTCCGCTGAAGCCGGCCAGCCTGGTACTCAAGGACGCGGCGGGCCAGTACGGCAAGACGCTGACCCGAGCCGGCGAGGGAACGTACGCCGTGGACGCCTACGGCGCGGTGAAGTTCACGCCGGCGAAGGGTTTCCAGGGCGTGACGACGCCGACGACGTACCGGATCGCCGATGCCAACGGGGCGACCGCCGAAGGCCTGCTGCTGGTGACGGTCGGCCAAGGCCCCACGGCGGCGCCGGACCCGGTCGGGACCAAGCAGAACGTGACGGTGACGGTCGACCCGCTCGCCAACGACAAACCCGGGACCGGCGCGCAGCTCGACCCCGCGTCGCTCCAGCTGTACGGCGCAACCTGGGGACCGAAGGTGGAGATCCCCGGGCAGGGCGTGTTCACCGTGAAGTCCGGCAAGATCACCTTCGACCCGGAGCCGGCGTACCGCGGGGTCGTATCGGTCGCGTACCGCGTCAAGGACACGACGGGGAACCTGGCCAGCGCGACGGTCACTGTGACGGTCGCGCCGGTCGTCCCCATGATCAAGGACGACGTCGCGAAGACGCCGTACGAGACCGCGATCACCATCGACGTACTGGCGAACGACACGCCAGGTGACCCGAGCGCACCGCTCGTCGCGGGCGGTGTCCGGCTGATCGACCCGGTGACCGGCGTCCCGCTGCCGGCGCTCGCCGTACCGGGGGAGGGGACCTTCACCGTGCAGCCGTCGGGCGCGATCCGGTTCGCGCCGCTGGACGGGTACGCCGGGGTCGCGGTCCCGGTCGGATACCAGGTTGCCGACCGCAACGGGACGCTCGGATCCGGCACGCTGACGATCACCGTGCAGGCCCGGCCGATCGCGATGCCGGACGTGGCGCGCACCAAGCAGCAGGTCCCGGTGACCGTCGATCCGCTCGCGAACGACCGGCCCGGGCCTGGCGCGACCTTCGATCCGGACTCGCTGCTGCTCGTCGGTCCCGACGGCGCGCTCGTCGACCAGGTGACGGTGCCGGGCCAGGGGTCGTACGTCGTCGCGAACGGCAAGGTCACCTTCAGCCCGGAGCCGACGTTCTCCGGCACCGCGCAGCCGGCGGCGTACGAGGTCAAGGACAGCGACCAGAACGCCGCCCGGTCGACCATCACCGTGACCGTCGTGCCGGTGCGCCCGGTGGTCGTCGACGACAGCGCCGACACGGCGTTCGGTACGGCGGTGGTCGTGAACGTGCTCGCCAACGACAAGCCCGGTGACCTGTCCGCACCGTTGCGCCAGGATTCCGTCGTACTGCGGGACCCGGCGGACGGCAAGGAGAAGAAGTCCGTGACGGTCCCGCGCGAAGGCACCTTCGTGGTCGGCGACGGCGGCGCGGTCACGTACACACCGGCGAAGGGCTTCGTCGGGACGACGCGGGCGCTCGTCTACCGGGTCACCGATGCGAACGACACGTCGGACACCGCGCTGCTCGACGTGACGGTCGCCGGCCCGCTGCTCGCCAAGGCGGCGCCGGACACGGCGACCGGTACGCCGGGCAACCCGGTCACCGTGAACCCGCTGCTGAACGACAGCGGCACGATCCGGCCCAGCTCGGTCTGCCTGCGGACGCCGACCGGCACGTGCTCGAAGAACGTGACGAACGGCGCGGGCTCCTGGTCGGTCGGCACCGACGGCACGGTCACGCTCAAGCCGGTGGCCGCGTTCACCGGGACCGCCAAGGTGACGTACGAGCGGACCGGCGAGACCGGCGAGACCGTCACCGCCCCGGTGAAGTTCACCGTCGGCGCCGAGCCCGCCGACGAGCCGCAGCGCTACGACCGCGCCGAACTACCCCCGACCGGCGGCCCGCCCTCCGTCATCCTCACCCTCGGCGCCCTGCTCGCCGCCCTCGGCGCAACCCTCGTCGTCCTCGCCCGTACGAGAAAGTGACATCACCAGCATGATCTCGTCGCGGTAGTCGTCGGACGCGACGCGGACCGCGCGCGGGTGCGTGCCGACGACCCGGTAGCCGAGTGGGCCGTAGAAGTTCTCCAGCCCGAGACCGCCGCGGACGGTCAGCTGCAACTGCTCCAGCCCGAGGTCGTTCGCCGAACCGCGCAGTCCCTCCATCAGCAACCGCCCGGCGCCCTGCCCCTGGCAGTCCGGGTGCACCATCACCCGCAGCACCGTCCGCCAGTGCGGTTGCAGCGCGCCGCTGCGGGTCACCAGCATGCCCATCCCGACGTACCGCTCCCCGTCGTGCAACACCCCGAGCACGTCCAGCCCGGCCGCGACCCGGCCGAGCGCGCCGTCCAGGTTCTGCGCGATCTCGTCGATCGGCGCGGGCGCCGTGTAGCCCACCGCGCCGCCCGCGTTCGTCGCTGCCACCCACGTGTCCAGCAAGTCCGCCCGCAACACCGGATCGAGCGCGTCGTCCGGTTCTGCCTCCAGGTACTTCACCGCACCTCCATCTGCGACTGAGTTGCAGATAGCTTACGGCTCCAACGTATGCATCCGCGGCACGGTGCCCAGGGTCATGTCAGGTGACCCAGCTTGTCCGGGTTCCGGATCAGGTACAGCTGGGTGATCCGGCCGTCCGTGCTCGTCATGAACGTGACAGTGTCCGGCTGGTCGTCGAAGTACGCGACGTAGGCCCGCTCGTCGTTCAGCGTCGCCATCCGGATCTCGAACCCCGGGTTGTCCGCGAGTACCGCGAACAGCCAGCGGGCGATCTTCTCCGCGCCCTGGATCGGCCGGAGCGCGGCCCGCTTCTTGCCGCCGCCGTCGCTGATCAGTACGGCGTCCGGCGCCAGCAGCGCGACCACCTCGTCGAAGTCGCCGGACCCGGCGGCCTGCATGAACCGCATCGTCAGCTCGTCGTGCCGGGCCTTGTCGACGCGGTGCCGCGGCTGCCGGGCGTGCACGTGTTCGCGGGCTCGATGGGCGAGCTGCCGGACGGCGGACTCCGACCGCCCGAGCGTGTCCGCGATCTCGTCGTACGGCAGCTCGAAGACCTCCCGCAGGACGAACGTCGCGCGCTCGAGCGGGGACAGCGTCTCCAGTACGACGAGCATCGCCATGCTGACCGAGTCCGCCAGCTCGACCGCGGCGGCCGGATCGTCGTCGTCGACCGCCAGCGGCTCGGGCAGCCACGGGCCGACGTACGACTCCCGCCGGGCCT
This genomic interval carries:
- a CDS encoding gamma-glutamyltransferase, with product MTGSHPRVAVAAPNAAAADAGVRVAAEGGNAVDAAIAATLVTMVNEIGVVSPASGGFVTLQVAGAEPVTIDGWVEMPGRGLSSDRFGQGVWDITTDYGGGTTTTVGHGSVATPGGMKALDLAHRRSGKAPWREVVQPAIEVARNGFALSRTSGYYLGFTHEIIFGWHQPSHGVVHDEDGTVIKAGSTVVIPELAEALELIARDGAETMYTGDLARLLVEDMAANDGILTAEDLAAYEAVVRPSLIVKQNGWRLATNPPPAVGGVAAAAMLALLDGVPADGSWRQSELERLIDVQYAVLGRRLAELDAEDVRRLEGQKLLDLAAAGDLRALSSPSTATVSVVDDDGDACAITVSSGYGSGVLTPGTGIWLNNALGEQELLHGGPHSLAPGTRLTSNMAPSVARRDSDGAVLAISSPGSDRIPTAIAQVYALTTHGGLSLREAVEHPRLHVRVREDVTVDYEDDLPVSGSTALPTRAMPPHSMYFGGVAAAFWDPADGLLAVGDPRRTGAVAISPV
- a CDS encoding glycosyltransferase family 2 protein: MRDKPELSVVVPMYDEEEVLPIFFERMHPLLDGLGISYELLVVDDGSRDRTAALLLDATKDWPQLRVVRLLRNSGHQAAQSAGFRRARGRYVVTIDADLQDPPEVIAEFLKAVDEKNVDVVYGVRSDRSSDSWAKRTSARLYYRLMCRLVGKEIPFDAADFRLVTRRVVDAVNALPDDGRVFRLVIPWLGFPSTEVKYVRAERAAGTTKYSLSKMVRLAFDSVTAFSAAPLRLATWLGLLGGAMSGLFVIGALVIKLAGRSIPGWTSTVLAVSVIGAIQLLCLGLLGEYVARLFQSSQRRPQFLVGYDSLDDHGHQEPVHESTR
- a CDS encoding Ig-like domain-containing protein, producing the protein MRATRPGAILLVTGLLSLGTLTANAYEVPTAPFTAGATTVMPGSGLRQTITVTGQTELGDPTTAGFRGPATYRPAIAPGTPTQDVVVNTGDCASTGGCGDRGTVTITFSQPVRNPVLHLGGIGGSVTRTVSGRTVAQSELHAILKLSTAGLSLTKLGTGNNLAVSSDTITAANHDTGPNCVNTKSPSGLDTSATAACGSVRVNGVVTKVSFTVSALFTKHPKLPALNDGSSGDAFSIVASAPENFSHAPTSYGTAWSVLSDVRLGKDAPEDNPGIPNGTTSSPTPRPGDGVVLKPLHTGRTSYSADLQLTGASKAGRACGWIDVNVNGVFDPGERACAPFAANQSTVTLRWSEIAPKAGTSYARVRVGYNDAQVEKPTGAADAGEVEDYPFAITPPPPPVLTDDTATTGFGTAAVVKVLANDKPGDPGAQLVPATLCIVDNQQCTQLLTVVGQAKYVANSDGTIRVEPVPGFVGTAKPVTYRVADSNGTTATAKLTVTVSLPDHPVAMPDTATTPQNVSVSVKPLANDHAAAGVQLVPGSVVLRDPADAKFKKQVAIADEGAYVVKPDGGVDFVPKPRFTGVGTSIGYRVSDTTKQAAESTLTVTVTPVTPTANGDSVSTAFDTAVVVPVLDNDLPGSPDAPLVPATLRLVDPVSKQIVDKLTIPGQGTYLVDAGKVTFEPLHGFTGVGTPVTYQVLDKNGTAARAELTVSVAAPGPPVANPDVISTLQGRTVVAPVLDNDKAGPTGAALKPGSVRLLSATQPVLSLVVPGQGKYVVKADGRVLFDPLPSFNGTATAVGYQVADSNGAVGRSTLTVRVTKVQPDASDDTAGTAYGTRVTVPVLANDDAGDPSVPLVPSTVRLIDPTTKVPTATLVMPGQATYTTTADGMIEVAPAPKFTGAATAVTYRVADVNGTTTTATLSVTVAKPAPPTAEPDTATGKQNVPLRLSPLANDLPGVGTVLDPHSLTLVDPADGSLAKLVKIPGQATYQVNPDGTVTVDPLPAFTGTGAKVTYRVADEFGQTARSTITVTIAPVTPVAADDTARTPYGKRVTVSVLANDKPGDPTAPLVPGSLQLVDPADGLAKEAVRIPNEGEYTAVGGAVRFDPSATFRGPGTPLTYQVADTNGTKATARLTVTVGRPPVAIADTASTLQNVTVTVNVLSNDRPGTDATLDYGSVGLNGSAKKLTVANQGTYTVLPSGAIEFDPLPAFRGKATPAAYRVADSDGNYAASTLSVTVVPVTPLVVDDSAITPYGHAITVNVLANDKPGDPSAPLKPASLVLKDAAGQYGKTLTRAGEGTYAVDAYGAVKFTPAKGFQGVTTPTTYRIADANGATAEGLLLVTVGQGPTAAPDPVGTKQNVTVTVDPLANDKPGTGAQLDPASLQLYGATWGPKVEIPGQGVFTVKSGKITFDPEPAYRGVVSVAYRVKDTTGNLASATVTVTVAPVVPMIKDDVAKTPYETAITIDVLANDTPGDPSAPLVAGGVRLIDPVTGVPLPALAVPGEGTFTVQPSGAIRFAPLDGYAGVAVPVGYQVADRNGTLGSGTLTITVQARPIAMPDVARTKQQVPVTVDPLANDRPGPGATFDPDSLLLVGPDGALVDQVTVPGQGSYVVANGKVTFSPEPTFSGTAQPAAYEVKDSDQNAARSTITVTVVPVRPVVVDDSADTAFGTAVVVNVLANDKPGDLSAPLRQDSVVLRDPADGKEKKSVTVPREGTFVVGDGGAVTYTPAKGFVGTTRALVYRVTDANDTSDTALLDVTVAGPLLAKAAPDTATGTPGNPVTVNPLLNDSGTIRPSSVCLRTPTGTCSKNVTNGAGSWSVGTDGTVTLKPVAAFTGTAKVTYERTGETGETVTAPVKFTVGAEPADEPQRYDRAELPPTGGPPSVILTLGALLAALGATLVVLARTRK
- a CDS encoding GNAT family N-acetyltransferase, which encodes MKYLEAEPDDALDPVLRADLLDTWVAATNAGGAVGYTAPAPIDEIAQNLDGALGRVAAGLDVLGVLHDGERYVGMGMLVTRSGALQPHWRTVLRVMVHPDCQGQGAGRLLMEGLRGSANDLGLEQLQLTVRGGLGLENFYGPLGYRVVGTHPRAVRVASDDYRDEIMLVMSLSRTGEDDEGCAEGGEQGAEGEDDGGRAAGRG
- a CDS encoding RNA polymerase sigma-70 factor — protein: MTSEQLAAEFAEHRQVLIGAAYRVVGSVSDAEDVVQEAWLRWSAIDHQTIEGIRDPRAYLIRITTRLALNKLREQKARRESYVGPWLPEPLAVDDDDPAAAVELADSVSMAMLVVLETLSPLERATFVLREVFELPYDEIADTLGRSESAVRQLAHRAREHVHARQPRHRVDKARHDELTMRFMQAAGSGDFDEVVALLAPDAVLISDGGGKKRAALRPIQGAEKIARWLFAVLADNPGFEIRMATLNDERAYVAYFDDQPDTVTFMTSTDGRITQLYLIRNPDKLGHLT